Proteins from a single region of Desulfonatronum thiodismutans:
- a CDS encoding ABC transporter permease family protein, protein MSFFLREAWDEFRFGMGNGIVVLIYVVLVGYLLLVLANADYLRDMGAADIPRNAPSLVYLMTSGISFFLFFVWAWVFAQPIVRDRTAQLHEVVLAAPISLRRLLAARYVGALGVGLVVGSSQVVGFLVAPVLEWMGAIPRGSLAPMPWLAFGWATLIFTLPLAAGTGALYFIAAVRTRGVGGPFAVAAALMACWMVAMIVLKDGHFDQSYVTILDPSAYAEAEHQVVDNWTPHEKRTALLALSPALLWNRLIWGGLPLVLLGIVLWRVRREWLVLESVPKSPASKGVAAGRITESVFPVGPIRANAWWRAAVSESLWQTRQFFERRWMWVTLAMLVLLGVAGAYVHVVQHAYGPLTPRPELVTPLLAKMFLLIIVFMITGLVGVAARRDEQPGMSEIFDAAPAPCFVRLVGRSLAAMTITVVLAVLAGVSGILTTLFIAPQHVRLLQPLIYQLTAITPALLEIAAATILLHALIRRPGPAYAASVLASFIMIVNHEAELITYPPLQIGLPVVIGFSGLTGLTPWVEKLALMDGFKLSLVVVLLALSVMVARRGTDTGPHIRWRMFRNRLLGGAGVVAVTASVSLGIFAMFLHQRYVVEGGYETLEQELAGNAEWETRWLDRQGAFSIAGGRVELEVDPDSRVLTGFWRLHGVLADGSELHATLPHGLELTSARVGGREVEAVVEHDHLALPLGLCPETGCDVELSWFISARGLDTERRPAWLLRHAYWLHAPEVMPRLGFDADRVLRVPFDRERFGLPEEVRLPRYHAALPSGAAAPSGHWTWRVTVKGDGRARHVREGEIHGLLDFADVWAPSAVSASHGGVTLMHDPSRSDTAVAVAEDLADMRACVARRLGQSPSVEVVSQWPRELGDSVLTGSWLLLAENPHWDVADQGISMGTGRWVRRAEIAAALARRVVRDAADLRQGEGAIWLNNGLPGAVGLLCVAETDGLEALGVLLSKGADQVAQAIAASATPVGPLRYAETDGWAVDYAPLAALDWTSRLTPGDIASLLRQARMGGDIGAALASLAGKHLADQMLGAPNASDVRVSVTGSRTLVSGERWQWENGGWIPADSLSEPWRYRAKGGRLVIVPTETNDALDPAESVALFLDAWSSYERAPKDNSM, encoded by the coding sequence ATGAGCTTTTTTCTGCGCGAGGCCTGGGACGAGTTCCGTTTCGGGATGGGCAACGGCATTGTCGTGCTGATCTATGTCGTACTGGTGGGATATTTGCTGCTGGTGCTGGCCAACGCGGACTACCTGCGCGACATGGGCGCGGCGGACATCCCGCGCAATGCCCCCAGCCTGGTGTACCTGATGACGTCGGGGATTTCGTTTTTCCTGTTTTTTGTCTGGGCCTGGGTGTTCGCCCAACCCATCGTCCGCGACCGGACGGCCCAACTGCACGAGGTGGTGCTGGCGGCCCCGATCTCTCTGCGGCGATTGCTGGCCGCGCGCTATGTCGGCGCCCTGGGGGTGGGGCTTGTCGTCGGCAGCTCACAGGTCGTGGGGTTTCTCGTCGCGCCGGTCCTGGAGTGGATGGGTGCGATTCCCCGTGGATCCCTGGCGCCGATGCCGTGGCTGGCCTTTGGCTGGGCCACCCTGATCTTTACGCTGCCTCTGGCCGCGGGCACCGGAGCCCTTTACTTCATCGCCGCGGTTCGGACCAGGGGCGTGGGCGGTCCCTTCGCGGTGGCCGCGGCCCTGATGGCCTGCTGGATGGTGGCCATGATCGTTCTCAAGGATGGTCATTTCGATCAATCCTACGTGACGATTCTTGATCCATCCGCTTACGCGGAAGCAGAACACCAGGTCGTCGACAACTGGACCCCCCATGAAAAACGCACCGCGCTGCTGGCCTTGAGCCCCGCGCTGCTCTGGAACCGGTTGATCTGGGGCGGCTTGCCCCTGGTGCTGCTGGGGATCGTCCTGTGGCGCGTCCGGCGCGAGTGGCTGGTTCTGGAATCGGTGCCGAAAAGTCCGGCCTCTAAGGGAGTTGCCGCCGGGAGAATCACGGAAAGCGTATTTCCAGTCGGCCCCATTCGCGCGAATGCCTGGTGGCGGGCGGCGGTGAGCGAATCGCTATGGCAGACGCGCCAGTTTTTTGAACGGCGGTGGATGTGGGTGACGCTGGCCATGCTGGTGTTGCTGGGCGTCGCCGGAGCATACGTACATGTGGTCCAGCACGCCTACGGCCCTTTGACGCCCCGTCCGGAGTTGGTCACGCCGCTCCTGGCGAAGATGTTCCTCTTGATCATCGTCTTCATGATCACGGGCCTGGTCGGAGTGGCTGCCCGACGCGACGAGCAACCCGGCATGAGCGAGATATTCGATGCCGCGCCCGCGCCGTGTTTCGTGCGGCTCGTGGGACGATCCCTGGCGGCCATGACGATCACCGTGGTCTTGGCTGTCCTGGCCGGAGTCAGCGGCATCCTGACCACGCTGTTTATTGCTCCTCAGCACGTAAGGCTGCTGCAGCCCCTGATTTATCAATTGACCGCGATCACTCCTGCCCTGTTGGAAATCGCGGCGGCGACCATCTTGCTGCATGCGCTGATCAGGCGGCCCGGACCGGCGTATGCCGCGTCGGTGTTGGCCTCCTTCATTATGATCGTGAACCATGAAGCCGAACTGATCACCTACCCTCCGTTGCAGATCGGCTTGCCGGTGGTGATCGGGTTTTCCGGATTGACGGGTTTGACGCCCTGGGTCGAGAAACTGGCGCTGATGGACGGCTTCAAGCTCTCGCTGGTGGTGGTTCTGCTGGCCCTTTCCGTCATGGTTGCCCGGCGGGGAACCGATACCGGACCGCATATCCGCTGGCGGATGTTCCGGAATCGCTTGCTGGGCGGTGCCGGCGTCGTGGCGGTGACGGCTTCCGTCTCCCTCGGAATCTTCGCCATGTTCCTGCACCAGCGCTACGTCGTGGAAGGCGGCTACGAAACCCTGGAGCAGGAACTTGCGGGAAACGCGGAGTGGGAAACCCGCTGGCTGGATCGGCAGGGCGCTTTTTCCATTGCCGGGGGCCGGGTCGAACTGGAAGTTGACCCCGATTCGCGGGTGCTGACCGGATTTTGGCGACTGCATGGCGTACTGGCGGACGGATCAGAACTGCATGCCACCCTGCCGCACGGGCTGGAATTGACGTCGGCCAGGGTCGGGGGCCGGGAGGTCGAGGCCGTGGTGGAGCACGATCATCTGGCCTTGCCGTTGGGGCTTTGTCCGGAAACGGGATGCGACGTGGAACTGTCCTGGTTCATTTCGGCAAGAGGGCTGGACACGGAACGGCGTCCTGCCTGGCTGCTGCGCCATGCCTACTGGCTGCATGCCCCCGAGGTCATGCCGCGCCTTGGCTTTGATGCGGACCGGGTCTTGCGCGTGCCTTTCGACAGGGAGCGTTTCGGGCTGCCGGAGGAGGTGCGCCTGCCCCGGTACCACGCGGCCTTGCCCAGCGGCGCGGCGGCGCCGTCGGGACACTGGACCTGGCGCGTGACCGTCAAGGGGGATGGCCGGGCGCGCCATGTCCGGGAAGGCGAAATCCACGGCCTGCTGGATTTCGCGGATGTCTGGGCACCGTCGGCGGTATCCGCAAGCCATGGCGGCGTTACGCTGATGCACGACCCCAGCCGCTCGGACACGGCCGTGGCCGTAGCCGAGGATCTGGCGGACATGCGGGCTTGTGTCGCCCGACGGCTCGGACAAAGTCCCTCAGTGGAGGTCGTATCCCAATGGCCGCGCGAGTTGGGTGACTCAGTCCTGACCGGAAGCTGGCTGCTGCTGGCAGAGAATCCTCACTGGGACGTGGCTGACCAGGGAATCTCCATGGGGACTGGTCGCTGGGTGCGCCGGGCCGAAATCGCCGCGGCGCTGGCCCGCAGGGTTGTGCGGGATGCCGCGGACCTGCGCCAGGGCGAAGGCGCGATCTGGCTGAACAACGGGCTGCCGGGCGCCGTCGGGCTGCTTTGCGTGGCCGAGACCGACGGCCTTGAGGCGCTGGGCGTCCTGCTTTCCAAGGGAGCGGATCAAGTGGCCCAGGCCATTGCCGCCAGCGCGACGCCGGTGGGGCCGTTGCGATACGCCGAGACGGACGGCTGGGCCGTTGACTATGCGCCCCTCGCCGCCCTGGACTGGACCAGCCGCCTGACGCCCGGGGATATTGCCTCTTTGTTGCGACAGGCGCGCATGGGCGGCGATATTGGCGCCGCGCTCGCCTCATTGGCGGGCAAGCATCTGGCGGATCAGATGCTCGGCGCGCCCAATGCGTCGGACGTTCGCGTATCGGTCACCGGATCGCGAACCCTGGTTTCGGGGGAGCGCTGGCAATGGGAGAACGGCGGCTGGATCCCCGCGGATTCGCTTTCCGAACCATGGCGCTATCGAGCCAAGGGCGGACGTCTTGTCATAGTGCCGACCGAAACCAATGATGCCCTTGATCCCGCGGAGTCGGTCGCTCTGTTTCTCGATGCTTGGTCGTCCTATGAAAGGGCACCGAAGGATAATTCCATGTAG
- a CDS encoding helix-turn-helix domain-containing protein: protein MFAETATVNGCRGERLRLELPQGKGRGWMEMIQIDRGLGVGMCDYLLEAPFESRYNDVSLRLGFHVLLSGGFEFAVPEMDFRENVQGRELWLHKGRVGEIRYMQPAGCVMRGLSIELPSAMVDAWLDGAPGELGRALEAMIQGTHQACGQTGRVFSPLIQAVPGTSSIVRSASRLLAMPRDTVCDQLRFESLVLELLARILSFDFPSWQGRARSTARRREAVDEAVDILCAEWADPPTISALARRVGLNECYLKAGFRNRTGLSIGEYVRKLRMEHALELIESGKCSILQVALAVGYSNPSHFSAAFKRFHGRLPSCCTPKS, encoded by the coding sequence GTGTTCGCTGAAACCGCGACAGTGAATGGTTGTCGCGGGGAGCGGTTGCGCTTGGAACTGCCCCAGGGCAAGGGCCGGGGCTGGATGGAAATGATCCAGATCGACCGCGGTCTGGGCGTAGGAATGTGCGACTACCTGCTCGAAGCCCCCTTTGAAAGCCGTTACAATGATGTCTCGTTAAGGCTCGGTTTTCACGTCCTGTTGTCCGGAGGTTTTGAATTCGCCGTCCCGGAGATGGATTTCCGCGAAAACGTACAAGGCCGTGAGCTGTGGCTGCACAAAGGCAGGGTGGGAGAAATCCGGTATATGCAGCCGGCGGGCTGCGTGATGCGCGGTCTGTCCATCGAGCTGCCGTCGGCCATGGTTGATGCCTGGCTGGACGGAGCTCCCGGTGAACTTGGACGGGCGTTGGAGGCGATGATTCAGGGCACTCATCAGGCCTGCGGCCAAACAGGCCGTGTTTTTTCTCCATTAATTCAAGCGGTTCCCGGCACGTCCTCCATCGTCCGAAGCGCATCACGCCTGCTCGCCATGCCGCGAGACACCGTGTGCGACCAACTGCGATTTGAATCCCTGGTCCTGGAACTGCTGGCCCGGATATTGTCCTTTGACTTCCCTTCCTGGCAAGGCCGAGCGCGGAGCACCGCGCGGCGGCGCGAAGCCGTTGACGAGGCCGTGGATATTCTGTGCGCGGAGTGGGCCGACCCGCCGACCATCTCAGCCTTGGCGCGGCGGGTGGGGCTGAACGAATGCTATCTCAAGGCCGGGTTCCGCAACCGCACCGGATTGTCCATCGGCGAGTACGTGCGCAAGCTGCGCATGGAGCACGCCCTGGAATTGATCGAATCCGGCAAGTGCTCCATCCTCCAGGTCGCCCTTGCCGTGGGCTATTCCAATCCCAGCCATTTCAGCGCGGCCTTCAAGCGCTTCCACGGCCGCCTGCCCTCCTGTTGCACGCCAAAATCCTGA
- a CDS encoding TonB-dependent receptor produces the protein MSDCISFIRRWANAKLWTCPRVGPVVVAVLLLLAAGGGVRAEETGIVEPGAAQSERVIAVMGITVTANKIDEDITDVPQSITVIDEIMLEERGIKTVADIIREIPNMKVSSGPVAGAVSVRGLNPSIFTNNNPVVIYIDGVPHSNIQGFDASLVNAERVEVLRGPQGTLYGKDAIGGVINIVTKTPTNTWQGKVGTEYGSYNYMRGVFNTSGALINDKLFLGLNGQYWQDDGWIENTAEGMDKNFNKEDDRRLNLNLALTPTDRFTARLSLNNEYSRQHGINGIGLPSGAVIGDFSRDDAETLEMDAPTKQITENNAQSLGLAYDFGPVSLNAVTTHKNLKFSGQYDADFGNDPLYAGLIQFNDFDAKSWTQELRLSSNNERGLRWVSGLYFETEKHDQDRMGMQFPDFDPVSYAYLGNSEMSAVSHTDSDTWAAFGQVTIPFAEQFELTLGGRYQRIKKKIDLSMYYLPVGISGPAMYQLEAEKTWETFLPKAALSWQFADAWNTYVSWSRGYMPGGFNYFAMDGSAEDNRFEPQISTNYEWGVKGNFERGSVAASIFYMDIEDIHISKAIGTMYVTGNAKKAHSQGVELEATYRPLDELELNAAMGFIQAKYDDYDWGGGNFDGQTIEQTPAHTIRAGAGYTHPSGFYGRIDVSNIGKQYFHDNVNAIEVFPKQDMYTLVDAKIGYRFADWDFYVYGRNLTDEKYVSMFSGMHVISYGQPRTFGVGVRYQF, from the coding sequence ATGTCGGATTGCATTTCTTTTATCAGGCGATGGGCAAATGCCAAGCTTTGGACATGCCCCAGGGTGGGGCCGGTAGTGGTGGCCGTGTTGCTGCTGCTCGCGGCAGGCGGAGGTGTTCGGGCCGAAGAAACAGGAATCGTGGAGCCTGGAGCGGCGCAATCCGAGCGGGTCATCGCCGTGATGGGCATCACGGTCACGGCGAACAAGATCGATGAAGATATCACCGACGTGCCCCAGAGCATCACGGTCATTGATGAGATCATGCTGGAGGAAAGAGGCATTAAAACCGTGGCCGATATTATCAGGGAAATCCCCAACATGAAGGTCAGCTCCGGTCCGGTGGCCGGTGCCGTCAGTGTCCGGGGGCTGAATCCGTCCATATTCACCAATAATAATCCGGTGGTCATCTATATCGACGGCGTCCCTCACAGTAATATCCAAGGATTTGACGCCTCCCTGGTCAACGCGGAACGAGTCGAAGTTTTACGAGGCCCTCAGGGCACGCTGTACGGCAAGGACGCCATCGGCGGAGTCATCAACATCGTCACCAAGACGCCCACAAACACCTGGCAGGGCAAGGTCGGGACCGAATACGGCAGTTACAATTACATGCGAGGCGTTTTCAATACCTCGGGCGCACTGATCAACGACAAACTGTTTCTCGGCCTGAACGGTCAGTACTGGCAGGATGACGGTTGGATCGAAAACACAGCCGAAGGGATGGACAAGAATTTCAACAAGGAGGATGACCGCAGGCTCAACCTCAACCTGGCCCTGACTCCCACCGACCGGTTTACGGCAAGACTCTCCCTGAACAACGAATACTCCCGACAACACGGGATCAACGGTATCGGCTTACCCAGCGGCGCGGTCATCGGCGATTTTTCCCGCGACGACGCTGAAACGCTGGAAATGGACGCGCCGACCAAGCAGATCACGGAGAACAACGCCCAGAGCCTGGGGTTGGCCTATGATTTCGGCCCCGTGTCCCTCAATGCCGTGACAACCCATAAAAACTTGAAATTCAGCGGTCAGTATGACGCTGACTTCGGCAATGACCCGCTCTATGCCGGTCTGATCCAGTTCAATGACTTTGACGCGAAAAGCTGGACTCAGGAACTCCGCCTGTCCAGCAACAACGAACGGGGTTTGCGCTGGGTGAGCGGTCTCTATTTTGAAACGGAAAAGCATGATCAAGACCGCATGGGCATGCAATTCCCCGACTTTGATCCGGTCAGTTATGCATACCTCGGAAACTCGGAAATGAGTGCCGTATCCCACACCGATTCAGACACCTGGGCCGCCTTCGGCCAAGTTACGATCCCTTTTGCCGAACAGTTTGAACTGACTCTGGGCGGACGCTACCAGCGCATCAAGAAGAAGATCGATCTCTCCATGTACTATTTGCCCGTGGGCATATCCGGCCCGGCCATGTACCAGCTTGAGGCGGAAAAAACCTGGGAGACATTTCTGCCGAAGGCGGCCTTGTCCTGGCAGTTCGCGGATGCCTGGAACACTTATGTTTCCTGGTCCAGGGGCTACATGCCCGGCGGGTTCAATTATTTCGCCATGGACGGCAGCGCCGAGGACAACCGATTCGAGCCGCAGATCTCCACCAACTACGAATGGGGCGTGAAGGGCAATTTCGAGCGAGGGTCCGTGGCCGCATCCATCTTTTACATGGATATTGAAGATATCCATATTTCCAAGGCCATTGGCACCATGTACGTCACGGGCAACGCTAAAAAAGCCCATTCTCAGGGTGTGGAACTGGAGGCAACCTACCGTCCCTTGGACGAACTGGAACTGAACGCCGCCATGGGCTTCATCCAGGCCAAGTATGATGATTACGACTGGGGTGGCGGTAATTTTGACGGACAGACAATCGAACAGACCCCGGCACACACAATCCGAGCAGGCGCGGGCTACACGCACCCAAGCGGATTCTACGGACGCATCGACGTATCAAACATAGGCAAGCAATACTTCCACGATAACGTCAATGCCATTGAGGTGTTTCCGAAACAGGACATGTATACCCTCGTCGACGCCAAAATCGGCTACCGCTTCGCTGACTGGGATTTCTATGTTTACGGGCGCAACCTGACCGATGAGAAATACGTCAGCATGTTTTCCGGCATGCATGTCATTTCCTACGGACAACCGCGAACCTTCGGAGTAGGTGTCCGGTACCAATTCTAG
- a CDS encoding DUF4198 domain-containing protein, which translates to MRKTIVFTVLAVLLSVVSARAHSLWINVFESHAHQPPHAMVSLGWGHVLPMDDILNSPSGNIALDRFELIDPAMARTDLLMPGQASGEPVLTTGNFDLFAADMALQKVALKKDGAEGVYQLSAVSTASFFTQYMDTQGRPRLQMKPRDEIQDIQKILMSVKYQAFAKSFLTVGAWTDPAPLGHGLEIIPRTDLSNLRIGDLVEVDVLFHGQPLTATAKSIEYITAQGSGFGQSDGFSLFSYIINGKAQFRVQSAGQWMISVSHKDDVTPDGPLKDLVGKADQVYHGASLTFTVK; encoded by the coding sequence ATGAGAAAAACGATTGTCTTCACCGTGTTGGCCGTATTGCTGAGCGTCGTGTCGGCCCGGGCCCATTCCCTGTGGATCAACGTCTTTGAATCCCATGCGCATCAGCCTCCCCACGCCATGGTTTCCCTGGGCTGGGGGCATGTTCTGCCCATGGACGACATCCTCAACTCTCCCAGCGGCAACATCGCCCTGGACCGCTTCGAACTGATCGACCCGGCCATGGCCAGGACCGATCTGCTCATGCCCGGGCAGGCATCCGGCGAGCCCGTGTTGACCACCGGCAACTTTGATTTGTTCGCCGCGGACATGGCCTTGCAAAAGGTTGCCCTGAAAAAGGACGGCGCTGAAGGCGTCTATCAGCTCAGCGCCGTGTCCACGGCCTCCTTTTTCACTCAATACATGGACACGCAAGGGCGGCCCCGGCTGCAGATGAAGCCGCGTGACGAGATTCAGGATATTCAGAAGATTCTGATGTCCGTAAAGTACCAGGCCTTTGCCAAGTCTTTCCTGACCGTGGGCGCATGGACCGATCCCGCGCCTTTGGGGCACGGCCTGGAAATCATCCCCCGCACCGACCTGAGCAATCTGCGTATCGGGGATCTTGTCGAAGTGGACGTGCTGTTCCACGGCCAGCCGCTGACCGCGACGGCAAAGAGCATCGAGTACATTACGGCCCAGGGCTCCGGGTTCGGACAGAGCGATGGCTTTTCCCTTTTCTCCTACATCATCAACGGCAAGGCCCAATTCCGGGTGCAGAGCGCCGGGCAGTGGATGATCAGCGTCAGCCACAAGGACGACGTGACCCCGGACGGCCCGCTCAAGGATTTGGTCGGCAAGGCGGATCAGGTTTACCACGGCGCGAGTCTGACCTTCACGGTGAAATAG
- a CDS encoding ABC transporter ATP-binding protein, producing MKQEKRKTGLLRLIELSGTKKWWLLGSMLLSVLASVALFVPYVAAYHILTELAAHAADPSGIDAGFIRHWGYVSLGAILLFGVLFFCSGMLSHIAAFNILYELRLALARKLARLPMGFFTKRSSGDIKKVMAEDVERIELFVAHHIPDVTSAVVFPALILGYLLVADWRLALVVLAVFLAAVLLQVAMVWSPKMKVQYEAYHASLGRMNGSIVEYVRGIQVVKVFGRSMEGFERLQRDILAFRDDTIAMARKFAPTYTGFLTLLSSTVLFLIPASVALLVAAPSYPVYAPTVFLFLILGGGVFFPLLKLLYMGSLLKQNAMGVELIDEILNKPEIIEPVEPRRPVTDHTADGVVFEDVTFAYGADPVLKQVSFEARPGAVTALVGPSGAGKSTIAMLTARFWDVSGGEIRIGGVPIQRIGTSELMRHVSFVFQDNMLFFDTIEENIRMGDATSGFETVREAARAAQCHEFIEKLPQGYQTLVGEGGTYLSGGEQQRISLARAILKDAPVVILDEATAYADPENEGKILASFARLIKGKTVLVIAHRLSTITNADQILVVDGGRVVERGRHEALLEQGGLYSRMWQTYTMSREWVLASRGSGEETRS from the coding sequence ATGAAGCAAGAAAAGAGAAAAACAGGTCTGTTGCGCTTGATCGAGCTGTCCGGAACGAAAAAGTGGTGGCTTTTGGGGTCGATGCTGCTGTCGGTCCTGGCCTCGGTGGCGTTGTTCGTACCCTATGTGGCGGCATACCATATCCTGACGGAATTGGCGGCTCACGCCGCCGATCCGTCCGGGATCGACGCGGGGTTCATCCGGCATTGGGGCTACGTCAGCCTGGGCGCGATTCTTCTGTTTGGAGTGCTTTTTTTCTGTTCGGGGATGCTTTCGCACATCGCCGCCTTCAACATCCTCTACGAACTGCGGCTGGCCCTGGCCCGCAAGCTGGCCAGGCTGCCCATGGGGTTCTTCACCAAGCGGTCCTCCGGGGACATCAAGAAGGTCATGGCCGAGGACGTGGAGCGCATCGAGTTGTTCGTGGCCCACCACATCCCGGACGTGACCTCGGCCGTGGTCTTCCCCGCGCTGATTCTGGGATACCTGCTCGTCGCGGACTGGCGGTTGGCCCTGGTGGTCCTGGCGGTGTTCCTGGCCGCGGTGCTGTTGCAGGTCGCGATGGTCTGGAGTCCGAAGATGAAGGTCCAGTACGAGGCCTATCACGCCTCTCTGGGCCGGATGAACGGCAGCATCGTGGAGTACGTTCGCGGTATCCAGGTGGTCAAGGTGTTCGGACGATCCATGGAGGGATTTGAGCGCCTTCAGCGAGACATCCTGGCCTTTCGCGACGACACCATTGCCATGGCCCGGAAATTCGCCCCCACCTACACCGGCTTTCTGACGCTGCTGTCCTCCACGGTCCTGTTCCTGATCCCCGCCTCCGTGGCGCTGCTCGTCGCCGCGCCTTCCTATCCGGTTTACGCGCCCACGGTGTTTCTGTTCCTGATCCTGGGCGGCGGCGTCTTCTTCCCTCTGCTCAAACTGCTGTACATGGGCAGTTTGCTGAAACAGAACGCCATGGGCGTGGAACTCATCGACGAAATCCTGAACAAGCCCGAGATCATTGAGCCTGTCGAACCGCGGCGGCCCGTAACGGACCATACGGCCGACGGCGTGGTGTTCGAGGACGTCACCTTTGCCTACGGCGCGGACCCGGTTTTGAAACAGGTCTCCTTCGAGGCGCGGCCCGGGGCCGTAACCGCGTTGGTGGGGCCGTCCGGGGCGGGCAAGTCCACCATCGCCATGCTCACCGCGCGGTTCTGGGACGTTTCGGGCGGCGAGATCAGGATCGGCGGCGTTCCCATCCAGCGGATCGGCACCTCCGAACTGATGCGCCATGTTTCTTTCGTCTTTCAGGACAACATGCTGTTTTTCGACACTATTGAGGAGAACATCCGCATGGGCGACGCAACGTCCGGCTTCGAAACGGTGCGGGAGGCGGCCAGGGCGGCCCAGTGCCACGAGTTCATCGAGAAGCTGCCCCAGGGCTATCAAACCCTGGTGGGCGAGGGCGGCACCTACCTCTCGGGAGGCGAGCAGCAGCGCATTTCCCTGGCCAGGGCCATTCTTAAGGACGCGCCCGTGGTGATCCTGGACGAGGCCACGGCCTATGCCGATCCGGAAAACGAAGGCAAGATCCTGGCCTCCTTCGCCCGGCTGATCAAGGGCAAGACCGTGCTGGTCATCGCCCATCGTTTGAGCACCATCACCAACGCGGATCAGATCCTGGTGGTGGACGGCGGCCGGGTGGTCGAACGGGGCCGCCACGAAGCCCTGCTGGAGCAAGGCGGCCTGTACAGCCGGATGTGGCAAACCTACACCATGTCCCGGGAGTGGGTGCTCGCTTCCCGTGGAAGCGGGGAGGAGACGCGATCATGA
- a CDS encoding ABC transporter ATP-binding protein has protein sequence MNYAALINSATMGRPERVRPLILWTVFEYFLRGAPYGVLLMVVWELFKPLQEPGTALDVGRIALWCLLLLISLFLLYLVSRKAYFAAYKDGYEICADGRLAMVEHLRKQPMGFYNTRDPGDIGAYIVSDYANVEQLLTHQLPQLCGGLAAPLVLLTFLSFMSWKLALAAALVIPLALPLAWISFKIIAFFGQKHQHSKVRAASRMIEYIQGIRLIKAFNLGGVRFDRLEKAFRRLKQDSIRLEAGAGPTMIFASFVLQGGFPLIILLGFTLLVAGEVSLPVYIMFLILGSRVYEPLVHALIFMGELNYFRLGVERIEGLRKSRPLPEGDGSTVMQAYDIEFEKVGFSYHETEVLKEISLRIPAKALTALVGPSGSGKTTLTRLIARFWDVDAGEVRIGGRNIKAYTNEHLLENMAIVFQDVYLFNDTIFNNIRIGRPEAGREEVAAAARAARCHDFIEALPGGYDTLVGEGGGTLSGGEKQRISIARALLKNAPIVLLDEATAALDPQNEVHIQAAIDELVRDRTVVVIAHRLNTITRADKIIVIDQGRVVQEGRHEDLMNQGGLYKNLWDEQQRLKGWKF, from the coding sequence ATGAACTACGCGGCGCTGATCAACTCGGCCACCATGGGCCGACCGGAGCGGGTGCGCCCGCTGATCCTGTGGACAGTTTTCGAATACTTCCTGCGCGGCGCTCCCTACGGGGTTCTGCTGATGGTGGTCTGGGAACTGTTCAAGCCCTTGCAGGAGCCCGGCACGGCGCTGGATGTCGGGCGCATCGCCCTGTGGTGCCTGCTGCTGCTGATTTCGCTGTTCCTGCTCTACCTTGTCAGCCGCAAGGCCTATTTCGCGGCCTACAAGGACGGCTATGAAATCTGCGCCGACGGACGGCTGGCCATGGTCGAGCATCTGCGCAAACAGCCCATGGGCTTCTACAATACCCGCGACCCCGGAGACATCGGGGCCTATATCGTTTCCGACTACGCCAACGTAGAGCAACTATTGACGCATCAGTTGCCGCAGTTGTGCGGCGGCCTGGCCGCTCCGCTGGTGCTGCTGACCTTCCTGTCCTTTATGAGCTGGAAGCTGGCCCTGGCCGCGGCCCTGGTCATCCCCCTGGCCCTGCCTTTGGCCTGGATATCCTTCAAGATCATCGCTTTCTTCGGGCAAAAGCACCAGCACAGCAAGGTGCGGGCCGCATCGCGGATGATCGAATACATCCAGGGCATCCGTCTGATCAAAGCCTTCAATCTGGGCGGCGTACGTTTCGACCGTCTGGAAAAAGCCTTTCGCCGCCTGAAACAGGACAGCATCCGGCTCGAAGCCGGCGCCGGACCGACCATGATTTTCGCCTCCTTCGTCCTGCAGGGCGGCTTCCCCTTGATCATTCTCCTGGGGTTCACCCTGCTGGTGGCGGGCGAGGTTTCGCTGCCGGTCTACATCATGTTCCTGATCCTGGGTTCGCGGGTCTATGAACCCCTGGTGCACGCCCTGATCTTCATGGGCGAGTTGAATTATTTCCGCCTGGGCGTGGAACGCATCGAAGGTCTGCGCAAAAGCCGGCCTTTGCCCGAGGGCGACGGAAGCACGGTCATGCAGGCATACGACATCGAGTTCGAGAAAGTCGGCTTCAGCTATCACGAAACCGAGGTTCTGAAAGAGATCAGCCTGCGCATTCCGGCCAAGGCGCTAACAGCCCTGGTAGGGCCCTCGGGGTCGGGAAAAACCACGCTCACCCGCCTGATCGCCCGGTTCTGGGACGTGGACGCGGGGGAGGTGCGCATCGGCGGCAGGAACATCAAGGCCTATACCAACGAGCACCTGCTGGAGAACATGGCCATCGTGTTCCAGGACGTCTACCTGTTCAACGATACGATCTTCAACAACATCCGCATCGGCCGGCCCGAGGCCGGTCGCGAGGAGGTGGCCGCCGCGGCCCGCGCGGCCCGCTGCCACGACTTCATCGAAGCCCTGCCAGGCGGCTACGACACCCTGGTGGGCGAGGGCGGCGGCACGCTTTCCGGCGGGGAAAAACAGCGCATCTCCATTGCCCGCGCCCTGCTCAAGAACGCGCCCATCGTCCTGCTGGACGAGGCCACCGCGGCCCTTGATCCCCAGAACGAAGTCCACATCCAGGCCGCCATCGACGAGCTGGTCCGGGACCGGACCGTGGTGGTCATCGCCCATCGCCTGAACACCATCACCCGGGCGGACAAGATCATCGTCATCGATCAGGGGCGCGTGGTCCAGGAGGGACGGCACGAGGATCTGATGAACCAGGGCGGTCTCTACAAAAATCTTTGGGATGAACAGCAACGGCTGAAGGGCTGGAAATTTTGA